A segment of the Brevibacterium zhoupengii genome:
ATGATGCTCGTGTTCTCCCACCCCGGGTCGCCGGTCAGCGTGGTTGAGACGACGCGCTTGTCGACCTGATTGAGATGATCGGCGACCCCGGTGACGTCATCGGTCTGCAACGGCCAATAGCCGCGGAAGTCCTCGAAGGTCTGCCGCCCGAGCAGCAGCACATCCTCATTGGCAGACTGCCGCATCAGCTCGGCGGACAGCTCCTCGTCCTGAGCCTGCGGGTCGAACCAGTCATCGAGCATCTCGGCTCGGCCGTCAAGAGTCATGTTCTGGGTGATGATGATGCGCACGGCGGGCTCCTCGTCGAGTGGTGGCGTCACTGACCACGGTACGCACGACGAGACCCGCCGTCCATGGTCAGGCTGTGGCTCGGGTCAACAGTGCGGATGCCACCTCGGTGCCTCATATA
Coding sequences within it:
- a CDS encoding dihydrofolate reductase family protein — translated: MRIIITQNMTLDGRAEMLDDWFDPQAQDEELSAELMRQSANEDVLLLGRQTFEDFRGYWPLQTDDVTGVADHLNQVDKRVVSTTLTGDPGWENTSIISGDPIDAVVALREEPGRDVIVTGSITLAHALITAEVVDEFRMFTYPVWQGRGRPFFPDDARPRLQLLDSKPFPSGVVYSAYAPKG